In Candidatus Aminicenantes bacterium, the genomic window TCAAGAGCCTGAAAAAAGGGCTCACGGAGGAATCGTTCGCGGTCGACGCGGCGGAAGACGGCGAGGAAGGGCTGTTCCTGGCCGAGGCCAACGACTACGACGTCGTTCTTCTCGACCTGATGCTCCCGAAGATCGACGGCTTGTCGCTTTTGCGCAAGCTCCGGGCCAAGGAATCAGCGGTCCATGTACTCGTCCTAACGGCTCGCGACGCCCCGGAAGAGATCGTTCGGGGGCTCAACGCGGGGGCGGACGACTATCTGACCAAGCCGTTCCGCTTCGAGGAGCTGCTGGCCCGCGTGCGGGCCTTGCTGCGGCGGAAATACCAAACCAAGAACCCGCGCTTGACCGTGGCCGATCTGGAAATCGATACGGCAACGCACGGCGTCGTCCGGAAAGGGCGGGATATCCCCCTCCAGCCCAAGGAATATGCGCTTCTTGAGTACTTGGCGCACCGAGCCGGCGAAATCGTCTCCCGTTCGGAGATTTGGGAGCATCTGTACGACTGGCAGGACGACACGACCAGCAACCTCATCGACGTCTTCATCGGCCGGCTGCGCAAAAAGATCGACCG contains:
- a CDS encoding response regulator transcription factor — its product is MRLLIIEDNRALLKSLKKGLTEESFAVDAAEDGEEGLFLAEANDYDVVLLDLMLPKIDGLSLLRKLRAKESAVHVLVLTARDAPEEIVRGLNAGADDYLTKPFRFEELLARVRALLRRKYQTKNPRLTVADLEIDTATHGVVRKGRDIPLQPKEYALLEYLAHRAGEIVSRSEIWEHLYDWQDDTTSNLIDVFIGRLRKKIDRPGLTPLIQTVRGVGYLLKGE